The genomic region TCGGTGGCACGCCGCGAGGTCAGCGCGGCGCGCAGCGAGAGCCGGTCCAGCGCCGGCCCCTCGGCGAGCACGGGGTGGAAGTCGAAGAACTCCCGCGCGCTGACGTAGCCGACCAGCCACACCGGCCCCTGCCCGAGGTCGGTGCGCACCAGGTGCGGGTCCCACACGCCGACGGAGGCCAGGGGGTCGACCGGCAGCGGCAGCGGCTCGGTGTCGAGCACGTGGCGCCCGTGCAGCAGGTCGGCGTCGGTGCGCGCCAGCGTCACCTCGACCCCCGCGTCGTCGCGCCGGTGGTCGAAGTCGCCCCAGGTGCTGGTCGCGACCAGCCAAGAGCCACCGTCGCGCACCACGTGGGTGGCGTGGTCGCCGAAGACCCCCGGCCGTCCCGGCCTGCGGAAGAACAGGTCGGCGCGGTGCTCGAGCCGGTAGCCGTCGAGCTCGAGGCGCCACACCGAGGTGTGGGCGGTGCCGAAGAACCCCGGCCCCGCGCTCGTCGCGCTGAGCCACAGCACCCGCCCCTCCTCGCCCGGCCCGTCGGCGTACGCCGTGCCGTCGGCGTGGGTGAGCAGCCTCAGGTCGCGCAGCCCGAGCTGGCCGTAGCCGCCGGCGCGCAGCCGGGCCACGTCGCCGGTGTGCTCGACCTCGAGGCCGGCCAGCCAGGTCTCGTCGCGGCACAGCCCGGCCGCACGACCGCGGTCACCCACCTCGCGCAGGTCGATGCGTCCGTGGGCGCGCCAGCCGCTGCCGTCGTCGCCGAGCACGACCGCCTCGGTGCCGGTGAGGGTGAGCGCCATCCGGCGCAGCCCCTCGGCGCGGGCCGAGCGCCGGCTGCGGTGCCGGCTGGTGCGGGGCGCGGGGGAGGCCGGCGTGCCGACGGTGGTGGTGACCTCGAGGAGGCACGCGCCCTCGGCGTGCACCGCGCTCACCGACAGCGTGTCGTCGCCGAGCCGCAGCCGCACGGGGCCGGTGCCCCGCAGCTCGGCCTCGACGGCCACGCAGGGGGCAGGCTGCGGGAGCGCGTGGCGCGAGGAGCCCCCGGGGTCGGCCCGGTCGACCTGCACCGCACCGGGCGCGACGAGGTCGACCGGCCGGCGCCGGGCGACCTCCTCGAACCGGCCGGGTGCTGCCGGGCCGGGCTCGTGCGGCGGGGGCGCGCTGGTCAGGGCCGCACCAGCCGGGCGAGCTCGTCGACGGCGAGCGCCACCTCGGCCTCGAGCTCGTCGAGCAGCGGCCGGGCCTCGTCGGTGCGCCCGGCGTGGGTGTGGGCCTCGAGCGCGGCGGCCACGGCGGAGACCCGGGGCAGGCCCAGGTTGAGCGCGCTGCCCTTGACCAGGTGGGAGGCGGTGAAGGCACGGTTGGCGTCGCGGGCGTCGACGGCGGCGCGGATGGCCGCGACCTGGTCGTCGATGCGGCTGGAGAAGGAGCGCGCCGTGCGGTCGAAGAAGCTCTGTCCGTCCTTGACCAGCTCGTCGAGGACCTGGCGGCGCACCTCGTCGACCACCGGCGGCTCCGGCTCGGCCTCCTCACCCGGCTCCGGCTCGGGGGTCGGTTCGGGGGTCGGGTCGGGTGCCGGACCTGGTGCCGGACCTGGTGCGGGGTCGGGTGCTGGGGCGTCGTCGGCAGGCTGGGGCCGGCTCCAGCGCCGCACCACCTCCTCCAGCGCGGTCGGGTCGACGGGCTTGGTCAGGAAGTCGTCCATCCCGACCTGCAGGCAGCGCTCCCGCTCGCCCTCGAGCGCCGAGGCCGTCATGGCGATGATCGGCACCCGGCGCCCGGCGCCCTCGCGGGCCCGGATCACCTCGGTGGCCTCGAAGCCGTCCATCTCCGGCATCCGGCAGTCCATCAGCACCAGCGCGTAGTCGTGCCCGGCGCGCAGCGCCTCGACGGCGCCCAGCCCGTCGTCGGCGACGTCGACGTGCAGCCCCAGCGACTCCAGCAGCCCCGTGGCCACGAGCTGGTTGACCGGGTTGTCCTCGACGACGAGCACCCGGAGGTCGAGGGAGGGCACCACCAGCCGGCGCACCGCGCGGTGCGCCGGCTGCCCACCGCGCCCGGTGGCGGCGACCAGCGCGTCGTAGAGCTCGGCGTGGCGCACCGGCTTGTTGAGGGTGGTGCTGATGCCGGCGGCGCGGGCGCTGCGGCTGCTGACGGCCTGGTCGGAGGTCAGCAGCAGCATCTTCAGCCCGGCGAGGTCGGGGTCGCTGTGGATCATCCGGGCCAGCTCGAGTCCGTCGATGCGGGGCAGCACCAGGTCGAGCAGGCCGATGGTGAACGGCTCGCCCGCCGCGTGCGCCTCGCGCAGCGCCGCCAGCGCCTCGGCCGGGGTGGCCACCGCCACGGGTCGCAGGTGCCAGGCGGCGAGCTGCTCGGTGAGGATGAAGCGGTTGGTCTCGTTGTCGTCGACCACCAGGACCCGCTCGTCGCGCAGCGGCTGGGGTCGCGGGGCGCTCTGCCGCGGGGCCACCGAGGTGTGCTCCAGCAGGGCGGTGAAGGCGAAGGTGCTGCCGCGGCCGAGCTCGCTGTCGACATGGATCCGCCCGCGCATGGCCTCGACGAGCTGCTGCGAGATCGCCAGACCGAGGCCGGTGCCGCCGTGGCGCCGGTTGGTCGAGAGGTCGGCCTGGGTGAAGGCGTCGAAGAGGCCCGCCTGGGCCTCGGGCGCGATGCCGGCACCGGTGTCGGTGACCTCGACCCGCAGCAGCACCCCCTCGTCGTCGCTGCGCTCGATACGCGCCCGGATCGCGACCTCGCCGTGCTCGGTGAACTTGACCGCGTTGGAGCCGAGGTTGGTCAGGACCTGGCCCAGGCGGGTCGGGTCGCCGCGCAGGAACTCCGGCACCTCGGGGTGGCAGGAGACCACCAGCTCGAGGTCCTTCTCGTGGGCCGGCCCGCTGAGCACGGCCGCGGTCTGCTCGAAGACGCTGCGCACGTCGAAGTCGACGTCCTCCAGCTCGAGCTTGCCCGACTCGATCTTCGACAGGTCGAGGATGTCGTTGATGATCGCCAGCAGCGACAGCCCGGCGCTCTGCACGCCTGCCGCGAGCCGGTGCTGGTGGTCGTCGAGCTCGGTGCGCAGCAGCAGCTCGTTGAGGCCGATGACGCCGTTCATCGGTGTGCGGATCTCGTGGCTCATCGTGGCCAGGAACTCCGACTTGAGCCGGGAGGCCTCCATCGCGGCGTCGCGCGCGGCGCGCACCTCGGCGGCGTCACGTTCGCGGGTCGCGACGACACCGAGCTGGTCGGCGACCTGCGCGGCCAGGCGCTGGTGCTCCTCGCCGACCCAGGGGCCGGTCAGGGCCTGCAGGACGGCCACGACCTGGTCGCCGGCCAGCACCGGCAGGGCGACGAGGTGCCGGGCGCTGGTGTCGGGGGCGTCGGGGGCGTCGTGCGGCGCCGGGGCGGGGCCGTCGGCGATGCGGGCGGTACGACGTGCGCGCTCGGCCAGGTCGGTGTCGGGCGGGCAGGCGGGCGGGATCGGCAGGTCGAGGCGGCGCAGGGGCCCGTCGTCGGAGTCGACGCGGTAGCCGGCGACCGGCGACCAGTCGGTGTGCTCGACCAGGGAGGCCCCGACGACGACGACGGCCTCTTCGAGCGTGGTGGCGCTGTTGGCCGCGACGGCGAGCTCCTGCAGCAGGCGGATCCGCCCGGTGGCCTCGGTCGCGGCCTGCTGGTGGCGGTGCAGGGCCGTGACGTCGGCGGTGGTGCCGCTCATCCGCAGCGGGCGACAGGTCGTGGTGTCGCGGGTGACCCGGCCCCGGCCGTGGGTCCAGCGCACCTCGCCCGACGGACGCAGCACCCGAGCGTCGAACGAGAACTCCTCGGCGCCCTCGAAGGTGGCCTGCACCCGTTCCTGCACCATCTCGCGGTCGTCGGGGTGGATGCGGTCGAGGAAGCCCTGGTAGGTCGCGACGTGGTCGGCGGGGTCCAGGTCGTAGATGCGGTAGAGCTGCTCGGACCACACGACCCGGTCGGCCACGACGTCCCAGGACCAGCTGCCGATGCCGGAGATGTCCTGCGCCTCGGCGAGCTGGCGCTCGCGCTCGGTGACCTCGGCGAGACGTCGGACGAGCGACTCCTCCCCGTCGTCCGGTGCGGCACCGGCAGCAGGGTCGGGGGTCAGCCGGTGCAGCCAGCGGACCGGGGCTGCGGGCTCGCGCACGGGCGAGTAGCTGACGAGCACCGGCTGCAGCGTGCCGTCGGCGCGCTGCAGCGCCATCGGCACGTTGTCGCGGCCACGGGTGGCGCGCGCGAGCAGGGAGACGTGGCGCGCGACGCGGGCCCGGGTCTCGGGCGCGAAGGCCTCGGTGGCGGGGGTGCCCACGAGGTCGTCGTCGGGGCGGCCGAGCAGCTCACCCAGGCGACGGTTGGCCCACACGGTGGTGCCGTCGGCGTCGAGGAGCCACAGCGCGTCGGTGCTGGCCTCGACGACGGCACGCCACGAGGCGCCGGTGGTGCCGGCCGGCTCAGCCACGTGTCCCTCCATGGGTGGTCGTCGCGCGATGGTGGTGGCGCAGTGCCCGGTGTGTGCCCCAGTGTGGCCTGCCCGGGCGTGCCGGGTCCCAGGTTCGCACGTGGTGCCCCCACCCGGGAGGTCGACTCGTCCGTCAGCGCAGGGTGACCACGAGCCCGAGCAGCGTGGGGAGCACGCCGAGCAGCAGCCACGGGGACAGCACGGGACGGCGGTGGATCGCCCGGGCGACCGCCACGGCGATCACCGCGAAGACCCCGGCGATGACCTCGAGGCCCACGACCGGCACCAGGTCGTCCTGGTCGATCACCCAGGCGGCCAGGAGCAGGCCGAAGGTCAGGTGCAGGATCGTCGTGGTGGCCAGCACCGACAGCACCCACTGCTGGACGCGCCCGAGCGAGGCGCTGCTCGGCGGCGGGGGAGGGTTGGCAGGGTCGATCAGGTGGCGGCGCCGTGGGCGCGTGACGGGCTCCGGTGTCGTCATGGTGCTCCCATGGTCCCACGCGGGAGCCCGCGGACCAGGGCCGGAGGTCCCGCCCCGGGCAGCCCTCAGCTGGAGGGCTCGGGCACCTCGCAGTCGACCTCCGGGTTGGCGCCGAAGTAGTTCAGGGGTCCGGCCAGGACCGTGACAGCGGTGGTGCCGGCGGTGGCGCAGCTGACCTCCTGGTCGTCGCCGAAGTAGCCGCGCTGGACGGCGGCGGCGACGCCGATGACGAGCCAGATGATGACGATCGCTCCGAGGATGCCTCGCATGGTGGTGCCTCCTTCTCGCGCCGGCGGCGCTCCCTGGGAGGGTGTCGTGTCCGCTCGGGGTGCACACCGCCCGTGCGGGTGAGGGCCGAGGGGCCGGGCCAGGTGGGAGGGGTGTGCCGGGTGTGTCCGAAGGGGTGGCCCGCGCGCCGACTGGCCACTGGCAGGTTGGTGCCCCACGATCAGGGGCGGGAGCCCGTCCGGGCGTCCCGCGCCCCGTCACCAGGAGGAACCATGAACACTCGCACCATCGCCATCGCCGCTTTCGTCATCGCCATCATCATCCTGCTCTTCCTGGTGCTCTGACCTGACGAGCCCTGGCACGACGGGCCCCCACCCTACGGCTCACGCCGCCCAGGGCGGGGGCCCGTCGTCGTCCCGGCCCGTCGGCCGGGGCTGGTCGGCCGGGGCTGGTCGGACGGGGCTGGTCGGACGGGGCTAGTCGGAGACGACCCGCTCGGCCCTTGCCGTCGCCGGCATCAGCCGCGACAGCAGGTCGGCGATGGTCACCACCGCCGGGGCGGCGCCCTCGCGCACGACCAGGGCGATCTGGGTGCCCTGCTCACGCAGGTCGGAGAGGGCCTCCAGCACCGTCGTGCTCCCGTCGAGGCGGTGCAGGTCGCGCACGAACGGGGCCACCGGGTCGTCGTCGCCCGCGGTCAGGGTGTCGCGCACGTGCACGACGCCGGTGGGGGCGTGCCGGCTGCCCACCAGCACCCGCAGGTGACCGGTGGTGCGGGCCTGCTCGTGCACCTCCGCGACGCTGGCCCCGGCCTCGACCACGACGAGCTCGCGGTCGCCGACCACCTGGTCGACGGTGGCTCGCGACGTCTCCAGCGCGCTCACGAGCTGCGCGGAGGAGCCGGCGTCGAGCTCACCGGTCTCGGCGGAGTGGCGCACCAGCTCGCGCAGGTCGTCCGGGTCCTGCTCGATGGCCACCTCGGCCTTCGGCTCCACGCCCAGGCGCTGGACGAGACGGTTGGCGGCCTCGTTGAGCACGTGCAGCGCCGGGCGGAAGGTCCACATGAACGCGCGCATCGGCAGCGCGAGCATGGTCGCGGAGCGCTCGGGGTGGCTGATCGCCCACGACTTGGGCGCCATCTCGCCCACCACCAGGTGCAGGAAGGTGACCAGCAGCAGCGCCAGGGCGAACGACGCCGGGGCGGCGGCGTACGCCGGGAGGCCGACCTGCTCGAGCACCGGCTCGAGCGCGTGGTCGACGGCCGGCTTGGTGACCGCGCCCAGCGCGAGCGTGCACGCGGTGATGCCGAGCTGGCTGCCGGCCAGCAGCAGCGGCACCTCGGAGGCGCTGCGCAGGGCGGCCCGCGCCGAGCGGCTGTCGGCCGCGGCCGCCTCGAGGCGGGTGCGCCGGGCCGCGATCACCGAGAACTCGACGGCCACGAAGAAGGCGCTCGCGGCGATGATGGCGATGGTGACGGGGATGGCGGCCAGACCGGTCATCGGGCGACCTCGCTCTCGGTGCTCGGCAGGTCGCTGACGGGCTCGCTGGTGCACAGGGCCACGGCCAGCTGGGTGGGCACGTGCCTGGCGACCTCGAGCACCTCCACCTCAAGGTGGCGCTCGGGCGGGTCGTCGTCGTGGGCCAGGTCGGCGGGGTCGGCGGGCAGGGCCACCACGACGCGCTCGCCGACGTCGGGCAGCGCCCCGAACGAGGAGATCACCAGGCCGCCGAGGGTGACGTAGTCGCCCTCGGGCAGCGACACCCCGATCTCGCGCTCGACCTCGTCGAGGGGGGCGTCGCCGCGCACGCTCCAGCGACCGTCGTCGCCGATCGGCGCCAGGTGCGGCTCCTCGTCGACGTCGTGCTCGTCGGTGATCTCGCCGACGACCTCCTCGGCGAGGTCCTCGACCGTCACCACGCCGACGAAGCCGCCGTACTCGTCGACCACGCAGGCCATCTGGTCGCCGCTGCGCTCCATCGCCGCCAGCGCCGCGGGCAGCAGCATCAGGCTCGGCACGACCGTGGCGGGCCGCACCACCTCGGCCACGGGGCGGCTCGCGCGGGCCTCGTCGTCGGCGACCCCGTGCAGGGCCTCGAGCACGTCGACGAGGTGGACCACCCCCACGATGTCGCCCTCGTCGTCGAGCACGGGGTAGCGCGAGTGACCGCCCTCCATGGCGTCGCGCACCTCCGCGAGCGGGGTGTCCTGGGCGATGACGTCGACGCGGGAGCGCGGCACCAGGGCGTGGCCCACGGGGCGCTGAGGGAAGTCGAGCATCCGGTCGAGCACCAGGCTCAGCTCGGGCGGCAGCTCGCCGGCGTCGCGGGAGACGGTCACGATGCGGCGCAGGTCGTGCAGGTTGGCGGAGTGCTCGACGTCGTGCACCGGCTCGATGCGCAGCACCTTGAGCAGCGCGTTGGAGGCGGCGTCGAAGACCCTGATCAGCCAGCCGAAGGCGCCCATGTAGAGCAGCGTCGAGCGCGAGAGGCGCTCGGCGACCGGGTAGGGCCGGGCGATGGCGAGGTTCTTGGGGAACAGCTCGCCGAAGAGCATCTGCACGAAGGTCGAGCCGACCAGCACCAGCACGGTGCCGGCCAGGACGCCCGTGGCGGTGGGCACCCCCACCCCGCCCAGGACCTCGCCGATCGCGGTGCCCAGCACCGGCTCGGCCACGTAGCCGACCAGCAGGCCCGTCACGGTGATGCCGAGCTGGGCGCCCGAGAGCATGAAGGAGGTGCGGTCGGTGATGCGCAGGGTGCGGCGGGCGGCCTTGTCGCCGCGCCCGGCCATGGCCTTCAGGCGCGACCGGTCGACGGCCATGTAGGCGAACTCCTGGGCCACGAAGTAGCCGTTCGCCGCGATGATGACGGCGATCAGCAGGGTGCCCGCGACCAGGGTGAGGGCGACGTCCATGCCCCCACTGTCGCAGCCGGGCGACGCACCGGGAGGGTGGGCGACGACGCGGGCAGGTCCTCAGGCGGTGGCCAGCGCGCGAGTGCCGGTCATGGCTCGACGCCAGGAATCGTCAAGCACCCCTCTCACCACCCGCTCGGGCGTCTTCGCCCCGAGCACGACATGTGCCGGCGGTCGCCGGGGTACGGCGAGGCCGACCGACCGGGCCCGCCGGCGGCACGAACGAAGGAGGCAGCATGACCACTGCACGCGAGCTGATGACCCCCGACGCCCACTGCGCGCGCACCGAGGAGACCGTGGCCACGGCGGCGGCCCGGATGCGCGACCTCGGGGTCGGCTCCCTGCCCATCTGCGGCGAGGACCAGCGCCTGCACGGCGTCGTGACCGACCGCGACATCGTCGTGGGCTGCGTGGCCGACGGCAAGGACCCCTCGCAGGTGCTGGTGGCGCAGTTCTGCGCGGAGGAGCCGGTGACCATCGGCGCCGACGACGACGCGGGCGAGGCGCTGCGCACGATGATGGACCACGACGTGCGCCGGCTGCCCGTCATCGACGGACACCGGCTCGTCGGCATGCTCAGCCAGGCCGACCTGGCGCGGGCGCTGCCCGAGGACGAGGTGGGCCGGATGCTGGCGGCGGTCTCCGCCCCGCCGTCCGACCGCTGAGCCCCGACGACCTCCGGCCCCGGGCGCGCGTGCGGGCGTAGGGTGAGGGCCCAGTCCAGTCCTGCCCGGCCCGCCGGGCCCGGAGATTGAGGTGGTCGTGGTGTCGCAGCACGCCCACCTGCTGCTGCAGCTGACCCGCATGCTGGCTCGCCAGGAGCTCAGGGGAGCGCCGCTGTCGATGCGGCTCTGCACCGCCTACGTGCGCCTGGCGCGGGCCGAGCGCGGCGCGATCTCGCTGGGGTCGCTGGGCGACGAGCGCGCCCTGCTCTGCGCCACCGACGAGCCGGCCGCGCGCTACGAGGACGCCCAGGACCTGGCGGGGGAGGGCCCCACCCTGCAGGCGCTGCGCACGGGGGCGGTGGCCTCCGTCGACTCCAGCGAGGCGCACGCCAGCACCTGGCCGCGGCTCTCGGGCCTGTCGCCGCAGCACCCCGCCCACGTCCACGCCCTGCCCATGCGCCCCGACGGGGTGGTGGTCGGCGTCGTCACGGTGCACTTCGAGGCCGCCGGGATGCTCGACGAGGAGCAGGAGAGCCTGCACTTCCTCGGTGACGCCGTCGGGGCCGCGTGCCTGGGCCAGGCGTCGTACGACGACGACAGCCGGGGCCTGTGGTCCGAGCGCGACCGGGTGGCCCAGGCGACCGGCGCGATCGTGGCGCAGCTGCGGGTCGGTCCCGCCGACGCCGCGGCCATCCTGCGGGCCCACGCCTTCGCCTCCGACGCCAGCGTGCACGAGGTGGCGCGCCGGGTCGTGAGCGGCGAGCTCGACTTCAGCCGAGATCCCTACGGAGGAACCCAGTGAGCGACTCGAGCGTGCGACACGCCCTCAGCGGCGCGGCGGCCGCCCTGGTGGGCGGCCCCGAGGACGTCACCGACGCCCTGGCCACGCTGGTGGCCGACTGCGCCGCGGGCGTGGGCGCGTCGGCGGTGGCGGTGATGACGCGCGACGGCGACGACTCCCGGGTGGCGCTGCTCAGCGCCACCTCGCACCGGGCAGGGGAGCTCGAGATGCTGCAGATCCAGCACGACCGCGGCCCGTGCGTGGAGTGCCTGCGCACCGACCGGGTGGTGCGCGCGAGCGGCGACGAGATGGTCCAGCGGTGGGGCGAGGTGGGCCAGGGGATCCTCGAGGCGGGCTTCGACTCGGTGGCGGCGTTCCCGATGCGCTACCGCGCCACGACCGTCGGCGGTCTCAACGTCTTCCACGCCGGGGGCTGCCTCGACGCCGAGGACGAGACGCTGGTGCAGGCCGTGGCCGACATGGCCACGCTCCTGGTCGTCCACGCCCGGCCGGTGCCGCGAGCGCACGTCGACGCGCTGGTGGGCGAGGCCCTGCGGGCCCGCGAGGTGGTGGAGCAGGCGAAGGGCGTGCTGTCCTACCTCGAGCGGATCGACCTGGCCACCGCCTACGAGCGGCTGGTGGAGCGCTCCCGCCGGCGCGGCACCACCTTGACCCGCACCGCCCTCGACGTGATCGCCGACGCGCAGCGAGGCTGAGCCGTCCTCACCCGCCGGTCGGGCCACGGGCCCCGGTGGGGCCCGACACGCGGCTGCGCAGCCACTGCTCGCCGTCGTCCGGGAGGCCGCTGGCGGCGACCGCGCCGGTCAGCGGGACCACCAGCAGCGCGACGTCGGCGGGCACGGCCTCGCGCAGCACGGCGAGCACCTCGTCGGCGCTGCAGGTGCCGTGCACGAGCAGCAGGTGCGGGTCGATCAGGCGCACCGAGTCCCAGTCCTCACGCTGTGGCGGCTCGGGCAGGGGCGACGTCGACCAGGCCAGGTGGACCGACACGGGTGTCCTCCTCGTGGTGGGGGTTGGCCGTCCCGGTACCCGTTCCCGGCTGGTGGCACACCTCGGGGGCCTGCTCAGCCCGGCGCGGTGTCGTCGTCGGGAAGTTCGCGAGTGGTGACCACGATGCGGGCCACGTCGCGCAGCTTGGTGTTGGTGCGGCTGGAGTAGCGGCGCAGCAGCTCGAAGGCCTGCTCGTGGCTGATCTCGTAGCGCATCGCGAGGATGCCCTGGGCGACGCCGATCTCGTGGCGCGACTCCAGGGCGGTGCGCAGCCCGGTGACCAGGTGGGCCTGGTTGAGCGCGGTGGCCGCGTGCGTCGCGTAGATCTCCGCGACGTCGAGGGCGTCGTCGGTGAAGGCGCGGCTGCGGCGCGAGTAGAGGCGCAGCGCACCGATGTCCTCGGCCTCGGTCTGCAGACGGATGGCCAGGACCGAGCGGAAGCCCTGGTCGACCGCCGCGGCCGCCCAGCCCGGCCAGCGACGCTCGTGGCGCAGGTCCTCGGAGAGCAGCATCCCGCTGTCGGTGCCCGACCAGGACGGGCCGCCGCCGTCGTCCAGGAGCTGCTCGAGCAGCTCCAGCTCGGGGGCCGTCGCGGCTGCCGGAACGGCGTCGCGGCGTCGCCGGGCGACGGTGATGGCGCCCTCGTCGCAGCCCGGCACGATCTGCACGGCTCGGCGTACGACCCGCTCGAAGGTCAGGGGCTCGTCGCCCGAGCTGAGGAGGCCCTCGCTGATGCGGGCGAAGTAGGCCGCGTAGGTCCGGTCGCGGTGGCCGGGCTCGCCCGGACGCGGGGGTGTGGAGGCAGCAGACATGGGCCCTGAGGTGCAGGAGGACTCCGTCTTGCCGTGGTCTCCAGCAAGAGTTTCGAGGAGATAGTAGGACGTGTCTCGTCACGTCCTCGCACTGGGCCGCCCCGGCTCACGCGGATGGTGCAGGTCACACCGTTGTGGGTCGTGTCCCAGGCATGCCCCGAGGGGGCGGGGGGTACGGGGGCCACCTCACTCCCGGGAGGTACACACGATGACCACCGCCAGCCTCGTCCCGACGCGGCGCCCCGCCGAGGGCGGCGTCCAGATCGCCGTGATCGGCCAGTCCGAGCTGCTCACGCAGGGGCTGAGGGCGCTGCTCGAGCCGTTCGTGCCCACGGCACGCGTCGACGTGCTCGGCCCGACGCTGTCGCTGCAGTCGCCCCGGCCGGTGGTCTTCGAGCCCTCGGCGCCGATGAGCAGCGACGACCGGGTCCTGCTGCGTCGCGTCGTCGACCGCGGCTGGCTCCCCGTGGCCTACGCGTGGCCGGGTGAGCCGGGACGTCGCCCGCACGTGCCCGGCCCCGCGGTGGCCGTCTCCCGCGCGCTCGGGGCGCAGGAGCTGCACGCCGAGCTGAGCCGTCTGGCCCACCGCGTGGACGGGCGCACCGACGTGCCTGCGACCCGCTCCGCGAGCGGCCCCGGTGCCGTCGTCGGTGATGGTGACGGTGTCGGTGACTTCCGGTCCGTGGGACCGTGCGCGGTGCCGGTGGAGCTGAGCGCACGCGAGCGCGAGATGGTCGAGCTGATCGCGCTCGGCCTGAGCAACGAGGAGATCGCGCGGCACTGCTACGTGACCGTGAACACCGTCAAGACGTTCATCCGCTCGGCCTACCGCAAGATCGGCGTCACCCGGCGCACCCAGGCGGTGGCCTGGGCCCTCGAGCACGGGCTGGTCGACCCGTCGGCGGCCACCGGGCTCACGGCAGCAGCCCCGCGGGGAGACCGCGTTCGGTGAGCACCTGCCGGGCCACGTCGCGCAGCTTGGTGTTGGTCTCGTTGGAGAGCCGGCGCAACAGCTCGAAGGCCTGCTCGTAGCTGATCTCGTAGGTGACGGCCAGCACGCCCTGTGCCACGCCGATGTCGTGGCGCGACTCCAGGGCGGTGCGCAGACCGGTGACCAGCTGGGCCTGGCTGAGCACGCCGGTGGCGTGGACGGCGTAGATCTCGGCGAGCTCGACGCTCTCGGGCGCGAAGGCGCCCGTCGAGCGGGAGTAGCAGTTCAGCGCACCGATGTTCTCCTCCTCGGAGTGCAGCCGGATGCTGAGCACCGAGCGCACGCCCAGCCCGGCCGCAGCCTGGGCCCACCGGGGCCACCGCGGCTCGTGGCGCAGGTCGTCGCTGACCAGGGTGCCCCCACCGCGCACGGAGTCCAGGCACGGTCCCTCGTCGAGGTCGTACTGCAACCGGTCGGCCTCCAGGGTCAGCTCCGAGGTCGCGGCGGCGGTGCTCTCGGACTCCCGCCCCCGGCCGCGCAGGGTGATGCCGGCACCCTCGCAGCCCGGGACGATCTCGAGTGCGCGGTCGACCACTCGCTGGAAGCTCAGCGGGACGGAGGGATCGCCGAGCAGGCCCTCGCTGATCCTCGCGAAGAACGCGGCGTA from Nocardioides salarius harbors:
- a CDS encoding helix-turn-helix transcriptional regulator; translated protein: MTTASLVPTRRPAEGGVQIAVIGQSELLTQGLRALLEPFVPTARVDVLGPTLSLQSPRPVVFEPSAPMSSDDRVLLRRVVDRGWLPVAYAWPGEPGRRPHVPGPAVAVSRALGAQELHAELSRLAHRVDGRTDVPATRSASGPGAVVGDGDGVGDFRSVGPCAVPVELSAREREMVELIALGLSNEEIARHCYVTVNTVKTFIRSAYRKIGVTRRTQAVAWALEHGLVDPSAATGLTAAAPRGDRVR
- a CDS encoding GAF and ANTAR domain-containing protein; this translates as MTTGGTAEARARDTAYAAFFARISEGLLGDPSVPLSFQRVVDRALEIVPGCEGAGITLRGRGRESESTAAATSELTLEADRLQYDLDEGPCLDSVRGGGTLVSDDLRHEPRWPRWAQAAAGLGVRSVLSIRLHSEEENIGALNCYSRSTGAFAPESVELAEIYAVHATGVLSQAQLVTGLRTALESRHDIGVAQGVLAVTYEISYEQAFELLRRLSNETNTKLRDVARQVLTERGLPAGLLP